The DNA segment agaatttacatgttataaattagatttaattaattagaattaaattataataccaaattaaattaaaattaattaaatgaaaataaaaattgaaataaatcaaatcaactcaaattcaaacaaatcaatcgcgttaaacaaaataaaattagattaaattaaatcacattaaattaaatcaaaaataaatttaaattaaacaatgtaatgaatgtaattattgtcaatttacacatttatattcattattagaCAGTACATGAATCATATTGCAACGATTCAAGTACTGACAGTCAAATCTGCATgcggacattttatttttaggctTAGGTCAGGTAGGGTAATATTTGTGATAATTTCAATATAcctattattaagatatatatacatgcttcgccagcgtggaattaaatttgtgactataattcatTTCTTTCACTAAGTTAATTAGAATACAAAGTGTATATGCGTACTAttttgtgcactgtaatattttaaCCGCAGTTTGTAGTATTTTAGAAATTCGGGTAGGTATAataagtcatttttatttttgctctCGAgattggttagaacgcgtgaatcttaaccgctgttcgtgggttcaagcccgggcaagcaccactgaattttcatgtacttaatttgtatttataattcatctcgtgcttgacggtgaaggaaaacatcgtaaggaaacctgcatgtgtctaattttattgaaattctgccatatgtgtattctaccaacccgcattggagcagcgtgttggaataagctccaaaccttctcctcaaaagggagaggaggccttagcccagcagtgggacattaacaggctgttactgtactgtactgtatttatgCTGATAGACAAAGATACCCCCATTGAAGCCCAACGTCTAGCTGTGCAGTGTTACATAAACCTCCAGAACTACCACGTAAGCACTGCAGCTATGCTTAACGCGGAATTCATGCAagaattagttaatattttacagGTATGCATATCGCTTAACAGAATAGAATAAACAAAACTTGTCTAAACTTAAGTACAAACATTAACCATTGTCTATACACTAAAAATTAAACTCAGTAGTGTTTGCctagttttaaatattcaaccataagatttttgatatttttttattttattaactatctAGACTGGCAAGTATGACTGATGGCAACTaatcaccgctcatagacattggcattgtaagaaatgttaaccgtcgtttacgtcaccaatgcggcaccttgggaactaagattttatgtccattgttaaacatttttgataacactctacaaaaaaaaaaacaaagaaaatttataatgagtatataagaagtatttttatttttttatctagcGTATCGACATTAGGCTAAAAATAATGACATGCTCGGTATTAAGCGGACTCATGAAGGATGAAATTGCAAAGGATTTGTTTACATCAAAAGAAGGTGAAGaggtaatattattgtaaatgttttttatttgagtAGTGTttaagtacactggctcacttacccttacAACCGAGAATGTGGTAGTAAAATTACCGATGCGTAGGTGGTACCAGCCCATACAGACTTGCACAGAGCCGTATCTATTATTACATTAGAAAATATTCGAAAACAACAGGCgagacgtatatattttttttaataaaagaggCTTTGCTTCTTTATATACTAACTAATAtatgttactatattttttatctgtgttatCATTTATAGGTGGTGTCGAATAACCTACGGATAGAACACATAGGTCTTCGCACAGCTCTGTGCACGCTTATCTGTGCAAGCGTCACCGATGAAGGGGCTGATGTTTATCTCGAATTGGGCACTATACATTAGTAAGACCATtttccttattaaaaaatacgtaaCCATATTATGTATCTCTACCTGGTAGGGCTTTAAGCCcgtctaggtaccacccacctgTCGGATATTCTATCGTCAAACAGAAattcttagtattattgttttgtagggtgagtgagccagtttaattaaaggcacaagggatataacatcttagttcccagggttggtgcgCCATCAATTGCCGTCATCATACAGCTCCATTGcaccttaattattattagtaattttaatattccttaGAGCTTCAGTGTCTGTGGGcggccatcaggtggcccgcctatctattttatataaaaaaaaaactagatagatgccaaaatattattttaatattataaggtcTTTTGTGATTctgttttaaatgtttgtagTATGGTAGAAAACAAAAAGGCGAGGTACGTCGTGAGCGCATGGGAACCAGCGTTGGAAACGATTTTCCGACACCACCCATCCGCTAAGTTTGCGTACACGGGTCGTTTGGATATCAATGATTTCACTAAGGTAACTTGCATAAATATTCACGTTGGTAATCAATTTATTGCATAAGATAACTTAACAATTCATACTAAATTATTGCTAGAAGAAGTAAATGGATACTAAAATATTTCgtgaatatgtaaaaaaaatacagagtTTATATTTGAGATTTCAAGTTTTCATCTCGTTTTTCGCGTCACCGTTCAGATTTCAATAGCAATTTCAAttgtataaagataaataaaaaaaaatgtattctagGATGGATTCTACGTACAAAAACATTTGGGGAATAAGTTCCCTACCGTACAGACGCTTTTAAACCTTCACCCTCCACATCGCGATCCTGTTTTCTTCTGTATGTTTCAACAGCCTTACGAAGTGTCCGGATTGGATATCAGATCGCAACGTAAGTTGTATgaataaaatgtacataaaaaattatgattttctTACAGCCACTCTATGAACGGCATAAAAACCATTACGATAATATTGGGAATTTAAAAATTCGTATTGCTTTTATTAACATAGCACGCCCCGATCTCATCTAGGTTTGACTATTTTGGTCTAATTGTGaacttaatattcatttattttataaaactggaGAGTTTGTGTAGTTGATACGCGTCGATTATGATGATCTTGCGACCACGCCAGTCGTCTGTGACAAGACATGCATGTGCGGTGGAGACTGTTCGCCGTATATTACGCGGGAAAAACACACTGAGTGCGATTATGGCATTGGAAAACGGGAAATGAAATCAAACTATTGAATGAACAAATCTTTAGGAGATGGTTGAACGTGCTCCGCTCATTCCTTATAATATTGGgcctataataaattttaagtttaatttataagatttttgtatgtatatacattttcaaagtACCTTACAATGGAAATAGTGTATACATGGCAAACTTCATGTTATGACAGGCGTGTAATATTGTATAATCAGAATTTAAAGCGGGTGGAATCGACTCGTTGCCTAGTGCtagtttaatacatatttatttataatagcgaTTTTGTTAGTCTTCTGCAGTCCGCGTGCATAAAGTACATTgttcatttttcatttaagttttgttttatagtCTAAACATACCTGAATTATTCCTTGGAATGTCCACTTcccatttgtttatttttttatcaatatttttgtatatatctgttaaaaatatttagagttAAGTGAATcgcgatttttattttcaagcgATAATAGTGCAAACACTACCACTTTCTTCGAACTAATTGTGTAGTTTAGCTGAACAGTCTTAATATGCCTTCTAAAATTCCTACAAATATTAGGTTATATGAtataacagtaaacagtaacagtaacagcctgttaatgtcccactgctgggctaaggcctcctctcccttttgaggagaaggtttggagcttattttaccacgctgctccaatgcggattggtagaatacacacgtggcacaatttcgatgaaattagacacatgcaggtttcctcacgatgttttccttcaccgtcaagcacgagatgaattataaacacaaattaagcacatgaaaattcagtggtgcttgcccggatttgaacccacgatcatcgattaagattcacgcgttcttaccagtaggccatctcggctttttttctaTGGGGACCACATTAAACTAAGTGAGAGTGAGACAAGACTACTTGGAACAAATAATACACCGAAAATAAACCCTTATCTACTTTATTACTTACATTCACATtactatatgatatataattataggttaggttatatgatatataattaggttatatgatatatttgtaaACTTTATTAGAGTCGAAGCTGACGGTTTCACCATCAAGTCGAATACATTTTCCCTTAATGCTCGATGATTCAAATCTCCGGAATTATTTGCTGCGTTTGCGAATTTGGTTCGGCGATCCGTAAGTCCTGTTATTAATGTTATGCTAAaagactattttaataaattttatattcatctaTTTgcctattataaattttaatatattatttgtattttagcgCAAAATCATTGCATTATTTCGAAATAGAAGATGCACACTACGAAGTCAGGTAAGatgtttgtaattatataaaatagtcttAATGATGACAGTGACATCGCTTTCAGCCATAAAACTCGCTACGGAGGAGATATTATACACCGGTGCACTGTCTGTGTGTTCTCTTTCATATACATTTCATAAAACGGAAAGAGCTGATGCATTATCAGGACCAACTGTTTTAGATACTTTACGGGACTTTAAACTGAATTTCGATATTTACTGAGAATtgattgacaaaaaaatatcaacatagtattaaaaaaagtgcGCGCAACTTACACACTACACTTGAAAGAAAATGTTATACCATTTTTATTCAGAAATTTTTCACATTTGACTTTGAATCTTCACCCCCAAATACCTTAACATGTAATATGAAAGGATAGGAAATTGTAGTGAACGAACAGTTTCTGTCAAATTCGGGCaattaatctaataatttaataatattacttcagACGTCAATCTTGTATAACAGATATCGAGACAAATGCGAGGAAGTTTCATCTTCCTTAAAGCAAAGAGCTCAGATGCTGGGCGAGTTTGTGGCGCAACAAATGAGCGGTTTGACTCAGGAACGTGACTGTTCCATGCCAAGCGTCAACTTACATTTGGCCGACCTGGTGGTAAATAATATGAGAATTCTTAGGTACAATGTAATAATTTGCTTATAAACCGTTCGCCTGGGAAAATATCGTGTAATTTACCTTTGAAAAGATGTATAAGGACTTTGAATTGTTGTAATATGCTATCTTAGAAAGAAGgcttatataattgttatatatgtgGCACTTGCCTTTATATTTGGCACTGTCAATAACttacattgtttatatttatcttttatttaacgGTATTATACTAATAACTAAAAGTGGAATTTAAATGAatctactattatataaataagcactAATATATTACATGCTTGTCTATTGTCTAGAAAGCGCTTAAATCGTGCGTGATTGGTATCGGGTACGTCCGATGTGGAGGAAAACTGGAGCGAGCGCTGTTGTACAAAGTGTTGGCGGACCGAGCTGGTCTCCCGTGCTCTTTGCACCGTGCGTGCAGCGCGCATACGTGGTGCGAAGTGGCGGTACCAGAATTGGGTCCAGTACGTATAGCTTTTATGACGAATCCACGGTTTTTTAATAGTAACGTTTAAGAGTTTTTAAAAGGTCCTGcaatcattatattttcataccAAGATTTGAAACCGGATAGCGGATCTATAGtttcgaaaattattttttttcatatctaaTTTATTAAGCAGATTATGTGCAATATTATAGAAGTCCATGCTCTTCactaataaatatcatttactaaattattatttatttaaaataggtagccCAACAAATGTCCCATTtgatggtcaccactgcccatagacattgacactgtacGAAATACTGACATAACCAATGCaacaccaatcttgggaactaagatattatgtgcggaaccggaacacaaaaatattaaatattactgttaataaataaatagtaataatagtgATATATAATTTCAACTAATTATTCGTTATGCAACTTAGCTATTGTTAATACTAACTTATAACCTACAATAATATTTCAGAACGAAGAATTTAATGAGAATGAGAACTACCCCGCAGGACTTCTAAGAGCGAACTATGTGGTCGATCTAATGGAACATCCAGGGAAGCTTTTACCACGCAAGTCGCCTGAGGCAAGACGCGTGTGCGGCGGAGAATGTTCGCCGTACACTACGCGGGAAAAACACACTGAGTGCGATTGTGGCATTGGAAAACgggaaatgaaatcaaataagtACTAGTTCAGCTGTTTATCGTACGGGCTATGCATTGATGAATGTACTGGTAGTAGAGCTACGCCGTTCTTCAgctattctactgccaaacgtATAGATATTGATTTGCAACAAGGAAAAGGGTCGTAACATCTTAGATATCATGGGTGACGCCTGCCATTGAGATTACCGCATTAAAGTAgaaggcttttatttatttataatatcaataatacgtCACTGAGTACGTCGGGTGGCCCTTGTTCCTATCAGAAATAACAAAATGCTTCATATTTTAATGTACCTACTTCGCGTACACGATGAgatgagtgttttttttttaaattagattcgAAAAAACAAGGCACCAATACAACGCAAGTGCCGTCAGGTTGTATTTAATCGTgcgtttgtgtttatatatttacgtttgtatgtgtttatataatatggaCACAAGTGTGAAATCTGTTTGTTAATCAAAACATGTACTTGTAATGTGTGGTTGACCAATGTaaactttttctttattgtttgaaatattttaatataagtaatttcaagacaaagaaataaaagacaatttgcatcaaaacattttattttcaattgctACAAACACTGGCAGtatttacgttttaaaattaaaaataaaatacattcaacgaggtataataaatactttaatttgttAAGTAATTTTAGGCACCAAAAGGCACATAAATCATAATGGACGGTTGGACGATCACAAACATTTCatcttaaaactattattgCCTCGACAATTTACAATTACTAAAATTTGACtcgacaatatttcatttaaaaattataattttttaaacatacgcCGACTGCACTAAAAACCTTATATACTATGCATGTACTGTAAAATAgttcataattaatacatataaaaaataattataaaatcaaagtagTCGGTAACTTAACaaagtacaattaaaaaaacatgtttattcaTTCATAAGCGacacattaaaaacataaagttTGTCAGTCTAAAGCACTTTAGCGATGGCAGCATTGTTATAAACGATCTTACGTGGTAAAATTAACTAACGGTGGTCAGAGAACTGTTAAGATGACACAAAACATATATACGAACGATTTATGTGCACACAGGCACATCACAGATTACGGATACGGACAAGCGTGTGTAACTTCGCTCTATATCAGTGTTTCCCAACGTGCCCACGCCCCACAGGGGGCAATTTGATAGTTGAGGGgggcaatttaaaaatggacTCGACACGACTTTAATCCTTTCGTAAATCATTTACAGTGATTTACTGATATAAAACAATGTGGAGACTTGAGATTAAAGCTAAGTAACTTGGAACCTAACATAAAATCTCTGTGCAGTAAGCATCAAGCGCAGGGATCGCActaaatgaatatagaaaaatcaatattaaaattattttgaatttcagtttttcattatatgttttgaaattttacttacgatgttttgataacaatttcatagtgatttcttcctaaaacttatcatttatatttcttaagggaacaaaacaattattaaaggttaaaaattatacatgagGTGGGGCATGGCCTATAAAAGGTTGGTATACACTTCTCTATATCAATGTCAAAACATCACGCACACATGCACACTCTTTACGAATTGTCTTGTTCATGACGTGAGTTTGAGTAGTGACTACACTGGCGCCTCAAACATTTGAATAACAActgttttaagaaaaaataactgAATCGGATATGCTCggatatttctaaaatatataaacgatgCCCTTAATCCCGCGTACTTGAATACTTAATACTCGAAGCCccattttaaaatgatagttcataatttatttagttacatttcacgttttatataatattacaatataattaaatataaaaaagatgtaTTACTGCTGattattcgatatttttttttttaattttttaagaatcataatattattctttgtttaaataatttcgatTTCAATGGCagcaggagtaaag comes from the Nymphalis io chromosome 1, ilAglIoxx1.1, whole genome shotgun sequence genome and includes:
- the LOC126781782 gene encoding uncharacterized protein LOC126781782, whose translation is MAKPLQKERENRSAEKKDYSFHPYNLTPESAHTAILLLESAESEILCQTLRAITKFAAQEIQNRYVLFNLNAIKFILPHIEHPELNIKRFALKALAQLCQLPQGPEQVLFNQQNLRKIAFMLAKMEDIFVLEFASLVLSELTREPLGCEQLVSANILNSLCSRMKNSLDPDVQKNCLQTLSNLLEDPMCASEVTKNQQFSWPSLLALMQSKYLAIQHAALKTVDQLICRYKDQVVQKTFRASTGVLDLCDILESYEFRDVHTQVLGVLRNYAETEENATHLYQSGCMLRLLAYLEMALPAMKPHCLAVLAKMSFTSNGRDALYQTGTDLVFCHQLLSSNVELLSDAAMGVANMTKLLPAAVRMSDTNIIEPLCAILSDDAAVWFYIRMNALRALGELCRIIPKAAYSVIEPKTFSSLRNINKKYKDTPIEAQRLAVQCYINLQNYHVSTAAMLNAEFMQELVNILQRIDIRLKIMTCSVLSGLMKDEIAKDLFTSKEGEEVVSNNLRIEHIGLRTALCTLICASVTDEGADVYLELGTIHYMVENKKARYVVSAWEPALETIFRHHPSAKFAYTGRLDINDFTKDGFYVQKHLGNKFPTVQTLLNLHPPHRDPVFFCMFQQPYEVSGLDIRSQQSKLTVSPSSRIHFPLMLDDSNLRNYLLRLRIWFGDPAKSLHYFEIEDAHYEVRYRDKCEEVSSSLKQRAQMLGEFVAQQMSGLTQERDCSMPSVNLHLADLVKALKSCVIGIGYVRCGGKLERALLYKVLADRAGLPCSLHRACSAHTWCEVAVPELGPNEEFNENENYPAGLLRANYVVDLMEHPGKLLPRKSPEARRVCGGECSPYTTREKHTECDCGIGKREMKSNKY